One window from the genome of Gimesia aquarii encodes:
- a CDS encoding class I SAM-dependent methyltransferase: MSFNRIAPYFERLEKIAFNNQMQCCRTAFLSELPCVKKVALIGEGDGRFLVELLKENKFEKIHYIDSSEKMLELARKRLQKFSSNELSLVEFFHCDLMSESMPCQNYDLVVTNFFLDLFNEQGLKKSISKIAAACEETAIWLYADFQISSGLLPRVRSLAWMKVMYVFFRVVAKIQSRSLIDPAEILESKGFQLRALREFQRGLMKAELRQRI, translated from the coding sequence ATGAGTTTCAATCGGATTGCTCCTTATTTTGAACGGCTGGAAAAAATAGCCTTTAACAACCAAATGCAATGTTGTAGGACAGCATTCCTTTCTGAATTACCCTGTGTAAAAAAAGTTGCATTAATTGGTGAAGGGGATGGTCGATTCTTAGTAGAGTTGCTCAAAGAGAACAAATTCGAAAAAATTCATTATATTGATTCCAGCGAGAAGATGTTGGAACTCGCCCGAAAACGGCTACAGAAATTTTCATCGAATGAGTTGAGCCTTGTTGAATTTTTTCATTGTGATTTAATGTCTGAGTCAATGCCTTGTCAGAATTATGATTTGGTTGTGACCAACTTTTTTTTAGATCTTTTTAATGAACAGGGATTGAAAAAAAGTATCTCTAAAATTGCGGCAGCCTGTGAAGAGACCGCTATTTGGTTATATGCTGACTTTCAGATCTCCAGTGGATTACTTCCACGAGTAAGGTCACTCGCATGGATGAAGGTTATGTATGTATTTTTTAGAGTTGTAGCTAAAATTCAATCGCGCAGTTTGATCGATCCAGCTGAAATTCTTGAAAGCAAAGGCTTTCAACTGAGAGCGCTAAGAGAGTTCCAAAGAGGTTTGATGAAGGCTGAATTAAGGCAACGGATTTAA
- a CDS encoding carbon storage regulator: MLVLTRKRDEVIQIGDNIVIKILKTGKGAIKIGVDAPGNIRVIRGELLEEEAQPDSIDTATSTQIEQALNTQCA; the protein is encoded by the coding sequence ATGTTAGTTTTAACTCGAAAACGAGATGAAGTGATTCAAATTGGTGACAATATTGTCATTAAAATTTTAAAAACCGGCAAAGGGGCTATCAAAATTGGCGTCGATGCGCCGGGAAATATTCGAGTGATACGAGGAGAACTACTCGAAGAAGAAGCGCAACCAGATTCGATTGACACTGCCACCTCGACTCAAATTGAACAAGCATTAAATACTCAGTGTGCTTAA
- a CDS encoding S41 family peptidase codes for MNRSQFKNSQNETVNSARLFVWGMVVLMTAVFLSGCATLSHAAENESYQEDVYQCINNRSFDRNFGHSSEGFLPASYSEDRRYQRQHPVGSSSRFDEYEIKLRRLLSGNDQRFDQSHDRYPRERSDFRSRRQPRNSFEDNSNSQKLRELIRELRERVLPQYDREQYETEFPNNYPIDPNQELKNKLSQRYSSASVVGTLQNLDPQRAYAFYLEVNRMIDSRHVQPPSYDVRTKKGLQNLIFAVENRKFLSVNRISASPEQIRMAQQKWQQLIDQHPARSPQDAVVVLRQAADIAGSHLRMQATGVIYEFAYGSLYALDKHSRFEFTPSVSGPRVDVGGESVVGVGVQLKVHREGAVILRTLNGGSAQRAGLQRGDLIVGINQRTLAGLSLDEIANMITGPLGSTVSLEVRRGSRNARINLSRQSVRITNISEVKIVDMQQKVGLIRLEKFGEGAVQEIDQALWSLHRQGMKSLIFDLRGNPGGLLTEAISISNRFVPSGQIVSTRGRNQSDNTVESATHERTWKLPLVVLVDGDSASASEIFAAAIQENRRGLVVGRKTYGKGTVQTHFPLQSVSGTFWLTTAKFYSPTGREMAGVGVKPNVPVNMSEQELEEVGPVDRDLEAGINTILSQKPAELVNNFASQQQVTPLRFNFSG; via the coding sequence ATGAACCGATCACAATTTAAAAATAGTCAAAACGAAACCGTAAATTCTGCTCGACTTTTTGTTTGGGGAATGGTTGTACTGATGACAGCTGTGTTCTTGTCTGGATGTGCGACCCTTTCACATGCAGCAGAGAACGAGTCATACCAAGAGGATGTCTATCAATGCATTAACAATCGATCTTTTGATCGTAACTTCGGTCATTCATCTGAAGGGTTTCTGCCAGCTTCCTATTCCGAAGATCGTCGTTATCAAAGACAGCACCCAGTGGGAAGTAGTTCTCGGTTTGATGAATATGAGATCAAATTGCGACGGTTATTGTCTGGAAATGATCAGCGGTTTGACCAATCGCACGATCGTTATCCTCGAGAAAGAAGTGATTTTAGATCAAGAAGGCAGCCTCGAAATTCTTTTGAAGACAACAGCAACAGTCAGAAACTAAGAGAACTGATTCGGGAATTACGAGAACGCGTCTTGCCTCAGTATGATCGTGAGCAATATGAAACCGAATTTCCGAATAATTATCCAATCGATCCTAACCAAGAACTAAAAAATAAGTTATCGCAACGGTACTCTAGTGCTTCGGTTGTAGGAACTCTACAGAATCTTGACCCTCAGAGAGCTTACGCATTCTATCTGGAAGTAAACCGGATGATAGATTCACGTCATGTTCAGCCCCCATCTTATGATGTAAGAACTAAGAAAGGTCTACAGAATTTGATATTTGCTGTGGAAAACAGAAAATTTCTGAGTGTCAATCGTATTTCGGCATCGCCCGAACAAATTAGGATGGCACAGCAAAAGTGGCAGCAATTGATAGATCAACATCCAGCGCGTTCACCTCAAGATGCTGTAGTAGTACTACGTCAAGCAGCCGACATCGCTGGGAGTCATCTACGAATGCAGGCGACGGGAGTGATTTATGAGTTTGCCTATGGTTCATTGTATGCTCTCGATAAACATTCACGATTTGAATTTACCCCCAGTGTTTCTGGCCCACGAGTCGATGTAGGAGGCGAAAGCGTAGTAGGTGTCGGAGTACAACTCAAAGTACATCGCGAAGGTGCTGTGATTCTACGTACTCTCAATGGGGGTTCTGCACAAAGAGCAGGGCTTCAACGAGGAGACTTGATCGTGGGTATTAATCAGCGTACTTTAGCTGGACTTTCTCTCGATGAAATTGCAAATATGATTACAGGGCCTCTTGGTTCAACCGTTTCTCTTGAAGTTCGAAGGGGAAGTAGGAATGCCAGGATCAATCTAAGTCGTCAATCTGTTCGAATCACAAATATCAGTGAAGTGAAGATCGTTGATATGCAACAAAAAGTAGGTTTGATTCGATTGGAAAAATTTGGCGAGGGAGCAGTCCAGGAGATAGACCAGGCATTGTGGAGCCTGCATCGACAAGGTATGAAGTCCCTGATTTTCGATTTACGTGGAAACCCAGGAGGTTTATTAACTGAAGCTATTTCAATCTCGAATCGGTTTGTTCCCTCTGGTCAAATCGTTTCTACGAGAGGAAGAAACCAAAGTGATAACACCGTTGAATCAGCTACTCATGAACGAACTTGGAAGTTACCTCTTGTTGTATTAGTTGATGGAGATAGTGCCAGCGCTAGTGAGATATTCGCTGCTGCTATTCAAGAGAATCGACGAGGGTTGGTTGTCGGTAGAAAGACCTATGGAAAGGGAACTGTTCAAACACATTTTCCTTTACAATCAGTCTCTGGAACGTTTTGGCTTACGACTGCCAAGTTTTATTCACCGACAGGTCGCGAAATGGCAGGAGTGGGTGTGAAACCCAATGTTCCAGTAAATATGTCAGAGCAAGAATTGGAAGAGGTTGGTCCTGTTGATCGAGATCTTGAGGCAGGTATAAATACGATTTTAAGTCAAAAACCTGCCGAACTCGTAAATAATTTCGCATCACAACAGCAGGTAACTCCTCTGAGATTCAATTTTTCAGGATAA
- a CDS encoding L-threonylcarbamoyladenylate synthase, with translation MFVNFLRCKMKCVISQDIKAGAKLIRDGELVAFATETVYGLGANALNPEAVAQIFEVKQRPYFDPLIVHISNVAQLENITLGLSEHARKLADRFWPGPLTLVLPKKKVIPDLVTAGLESVAVRIPAHPVARELLETTNLPIAAPSANKFGNLSPTQAKHVEEQLGSEIKLILDGGPCSVGVESTVIQCAEGSPILLRPGGVSLEEIESCIGEVQIARIEDHAETNSPLSPGMLPKHYAPKTRLFIVNNSDEIPKTGRNGLLSLYPIEETCLRGYQFSAKEILSPAGDLKLAACKFFTALRNLDKAEIDNIIALRMPEKGLGRTINNRLERASSS, from the coding sequence TTGTTTGTTAATTTCTTAAGATGTAAAATGAAGTGCGTAATCAGCCAGGATATCAAAGCCGGCGCAAAGTTGATTCGTGATGGTGAGCTTGTTGCATTTGCAACGGAGACGGTTTATGGTCTCGGAGCAAATGCCCTCAATCCAGAAGCAGTGGCTCAGATATTTGAAGTGAAACAAAGGCCTTACTTTGATCCATTAATCGTTCATATTTCTAATGTCGCTCAGCTTGAAAATATAACTTTAGGGTTGTCAGAGCACGCTAGAAAACTGGCAGACCGATTTTGGCCTGGACCTTTGACGCTGGTACTTCCTAAGAAGAAAGTGATTCCAGATCTTGTCACAGCAGGTTTAGAATCAGTTGCTGTTCGTATTCCTGCCCATCCCGTCGCTCGAGAGCTATTAGAAACGACAAACTTACCTATTGCAGCACCCAGTGCTAATAAGTTTGGCAATCTTAGTCCCACTCAAGCCAAGCATGTAGAAGAACAACTTGGAAGCGAAATTAAACTCATTTTAGACGGAGGTCCGTGTTCTGTGGGAGTTGAATCTACAGTAATTCAATGTGCCGAGGGCTCGCCTATTTTACTCCGACCAGGAGGAGTTTCGCTTGAAGAAATTGAATCGTGTATCGGGGAGGTGCAAATTGCAAGGATCGAAGATCATGCAGAGACGAACTCTCCTCTCAGCCCTGGCATGCTGCCTAAGCATTATGCCCCAAAGACTCGCTTATTCATCGTGAATAATTCGGATGAGATCCCTAAAACTGGTAGAAATGGATTGTTAAGTTTATACCCAATAGAGGAAACATGCTTGCGAGGATACCAATTTTCAGCTAAGGAAATACTCTCTCCAGCAGGTGATTTGAAACTTGCTGCGTGCAAATTTTTTACAGCGCTGAGAAATCTTGATAAAGCAGAAATTGATAATATTATTGCATTACGTATGCCAGAAAAAGGATTGGGAAGAACGATCAACAACCGTTTGGAGCGTGCGTCGTCGTCCTGA
- a CDS encoding ATP-binding protein translates to MKQNQLNNQSIQKQRPFHHLTTKLRKWPISNRLKIAFGLLVLVQVVSGLVTFYQISNINQDISRLVNVEEPLEESILEMEIKAGEIARAVLDYVRDRNPKDLSKLNISRNGFTKSHIQYQNLASTKQEKILSQKIGTRYSNYNQMATSITSLVDQRDAALAQFMKQVKHINKLIESERLETNVDTPDGEIVRADASHNMEKYLNIAFGSVEEYIVQRNHSLLSRIFDAEQKFKFFERKYLNSMSDHIEKQRIKDIGNEFEKASVQGNQVMKITIELDQLLASFEQNLDSIDELLHNQAHPLIYAKTVQATHDADSSIRSAKIVISLLAIIGTVFGLFSAWIISRGIVSPILELSESAELIAAGKVEHRIEVDSQDEIGRLSKTFNHMVDDLVIAHQEAEQASHIKSAFLANMSHEIRTPMTAILGFAEIMRQRNEDPETIRHIDTIKKNGEYLLELINDILDVSKIEADKLEVEEIECSLIELIEDVKTLMEIRAIDKGLKLLVRIDGKVPRFILSDPIRLRQILINLLSNAIKFTKQGSVQLVIRTIEEDSKSPCLQFDVIDTGIGMTEEQISRLFQPFAQADSSTTRKYGGTGLGLTICKRLSNILGGEIYINSEYGIGTTFTVTIKMRPISDKESFDDQIFKNEVKKALSKTGTTSDFEMNYNILLAEDGLDNQKLISFLLKKSGAKVTLAENGQIAVNLALEAIEKGNPFDVILMDMQMPELDGYAATKVLRSKGFEYPIIALTAHSTNGAKEECIAAGCNHYATKPINRTQFFTTIQKSITEYREHMGTTH, encoded by the coding sequence ATGAAACAGAATCAATTGAACAATCAATCCATTCAAAAGCAAAGACCTTTTCACCACCTCACAACAAAATTGAGAAAGTGGCCTATCTCAAATCGGCTTAAAATTGCCTTTGGATTACTGGTGTTAGTACAAGTTGTAAGTGGCTTGGTGACTTTCTATCAGATCTCAAATATAAATCAAGATATTTCACGGCTTGTGAATGTCGAAGAACCACTCGAAGAATCAATTCTTGAGATGGAAATTAAAGCAGGAGAAATTGCGCGAGCTGTTCTAGATTATGTGCGGGATCGGAACCCAAAGGACCTCAGTAAACTGAATATTTCTAGAAATGGTTTTACGAAAAGTCATATCCAATACCAAAACCTCGCATCAACGAAACAAGAAAAAATCTTGAGCCAAAAAATTGGTACAAGATACTCGAACTATAACCAAATGGCGACTTCAATTACCAGTTTGGTCGACCAAAGAGATGCTGCCTTAGCTCAATTTATGAAGCAAGTAAAGCATATCAATAAGCTCATTGAAAGTGAAAGACTGGAAACAAACGTCGATACGCCTGATGGTGAGATTGTAAGAGCCGATGCTTCTCACAATATGGAAAAATATCTCAATATTGCTTTTGGCTCAGTTGAGGAATATATCGTTCAGCGAAATCACAGTTTATTATCTCGTATTTTTGATGCAGAACAAAAATTCAAATTTTTTGAGCGAAAATATCTAAATTCGATGTCTGATCACATTGAGAAACAACGGATAAAAGACATTGGTAATGAGTTCGAAAAAGCAAGCGTTCAAGGCAATCAAGTCATGAAAATCACGATTGAATTGGACCAGCTACTTGCTAGTTTCGAGCAGAATCTGGATTCAATTGACGAGTTGCTGCATAATCAAGCACATCCCTTGATCTATGCTAAAACAGTACAAGCAACCCATGATGCAGATTCTTCAATTCGATCAGCTAAAATAGTAATCAGCTTATTAGCCATCATTGGTACTGTCTTTGGCTTGTTTTCAGCTTGGATAATCTCACGTGGAATTGTGTCTCCGATACTAGAACTTTCAGAGAGCGCAGAACTTATCGCAGCTGGTAAAGTTGAACATCGTATAGAAGTTGATTCTCAGGATGAAATAGGACGCCTGTCAAAAACATTTAACCATATGGTAGATGACCTTGTGATTGCTCACCAGGAGGCCGAACAAGCCAGCCACATCAAAAGCGCTTTTCTGGCTAACATGAGCCATGAGATTCGCACACCTATGACTGCAATCTTGGGTTTTGCAGAAATTATGCGACAAAGAAATGAAGACCCGGAAACAATTCGGCATATTGATACCATTAAAAAGAATGGTGAGTATCTACTTGAATTGATCAATGATATTCTAGACGTTTCAAAAATTGAAGCAGATAAACTTGAAGTAGAAGAAATCGAATGTTCACTTATAGAACTAATTGAAGATGTTAAAACATTGATGGAAATTCGAGCAATCGACAAAGGACTCAAACTTCTCGTAAGAATCGATGGAAAAGTCCCAAGATTTATTCTTAGTGATCCTATTAGGCTTCGTCAAATTCTTATAAATCTGCTGAGTAATGCGATTAAATTTACTAAACAAGGAAGTGTTCAGCTTGTTATCAGAACCATTGAAGAAGATTCTAAAAGTCCGTGCTTACAGTTTGATGTCATAGACACTGGAATCGGCATGACAGAAGAACAAATTTCTCGACTTTTTCAACCATTTGCTCAAGCAGATTCATCTACAACTCGTAAGTACGGGGGAACAGGTTTAGGCTTAACTATATGCAAACGCCTTTCCAATATTTTGGGTGGGGAGATTTATATCAACAGTGAATACGGAATTGGAACAACATTTACTGTGACTATAAAAATGAGACCGATTTCTGATAAAGAATCTTTTGATGATCAGATTTTCAAAAACGAAGTCAAAAAGGCATTAAGCAAAACTGGCACTACATCTGACTTCGAGATGAACTACAACATATTATTGGCCGAGGATGGCTTGGATAATCAGAAATTAATTAGCTTTTTACTTAAGAAATCAGGAGCAAAAGTCACTTTAGCTGAGAATGGTCAAATCGCAGTCAATTTAGCACTAGAGGCAATAGAGAAAGGCAATCCTTTCGACGTAATATTAATGGATATGCAAATGCCGGAACTAGATGGGTATGCTGCTACAAAAGTACTTCGATCAAAAGGCTTTGAGTATCCGATTATTGCTTTAACGGCCCATTCAACAAACGGAGCAAAAGAAGAATGCATCGCAGCAGGATGCAATCATTATGCGACTAAGCCCATTAATCGTACCCAATTCTTTACAACAATTCAGAAAAGTATCACAGAGTATCGAGAACATATGGGAACGACGCATTGA
- a CDS encoding protein-glutamate methylesterase/protein-glutamine glutaminase: protein MSPNPIRVLVVDDSAVIRGLVSKSLEQETEIVVVGTAMNGERALSWMSSNPVDVVILDVEMPVMDGLTALQEIQKDYPGVPVIMASGLTSKGAETTVKALSLGAVGCVAKPQTSSAAESIRVLSRELVMMIKAVGSKKTTPSSSSDLKQNRSSHQSQLAHSDSQNKDVYNKNLKFYKQPEVLVIGTSTGGPKALAELLPQIPIDFPIPILIVQHMPPGFTEMLASHIQTDTGRTTVEAKHNEPLESHKTYVAPGGSHLLIGEQNGQKVTLINQAPPEHFCRPSVNPLFRSAAEHFGNTTLAVMLTGMGEDGIEGTHDIARAGGTIIAQDEASSVVWGMPAAVAGAGLADKILPLSQIAAEIKSQCLIRA, encoded by the coding sequence ATGAGTCCCAATCCCATTCGCGTCTTAGTAGTCGACGATTCAGCTGTAATTAGAGGTTTGGTTTCGAAATCCCTCGAACAAGAGACTGAAATTGTTGTTGTAGGCACTGCTATGAACGGTGAGCGTGCGTTAAGCTGGATGAGTTCCAATCCTGTTGACGTTGTAATTCTTGACGTCGAAATGCCGGTTATGGACGGGTTGACTGCTTTACAAGAGATCCAAAAAGATTACCCAGGTGTACCAGTAATCATGGCCAGTGGATTGACTAGTAAAGGAGCAGAAACCACTGTTAAGGCCCTTTCGTTAGGTGCAGTTGGTTGTGTTGCGAAGCCACAGACAAGTAGTGCTGCTGAGAGTATTCGTGTACTCTCACGCGAACTGGTAATGATGATAAAAGCTGTCGGATCTAAGAAAACAACGCCTTCTTCATCTAGTGATCTAAAGCAAAATCGCTCAAGTCATCAATCACAATTGGCTCATTCTGACTCACAAAACAAGGATGTATATAACAAAAACTTAAAGTTCTATAAACAACCTGAAGTTTTAGTAATCGGTACAAGTACAGGTGGGCCTAAAGCGCTTGCAGAATTATTGCCTCAAATACCAATTGATTTCCCAATTCCAATTCTGATCGTCCAGCATATGCCACCAGGATTTACAGAAATGCTGGCGTCTCATATCCAAACAGATACTGGACGAACGACCGTAGAAGCTAAGCATAATGAACCGCTGGAATCCCATAAAACTTACGTTGCACCAGGAGGCAGCCATCTCCTGATCGGTGAACAAAATGGTCAAAAGGTAACTCTAATAAACCAAGCACCTCCCGAGCATTTCTGTAGACCTTCTGTGAATCCCTTGTTTCGATCTGCTGCGGAGCACTTTGGAAACACAACCTTAGCCGTGATGTTAACTGGAATGGGTGAAGATGGGATTGAAGGTACCCATGATATTGCTCGTGCAGGCGGTACAATTATTGCGCAAGACGAGGCAAGTAGTGTTGTATGGGGTATGCCAGCAGCAGTCGCTGGGGCTGGGTTAGCTGATAAAATCTTACCCCTTTCTCAAATTGCAGCAGAAATAAAGTCACAGTGTTTAATCCGAGCATAA
- a CDS encoding alpha/beta hydrolase: MSVHPQVSRYLDEISKVDIPPFETITPEFIRSTLTPSPEAHIPAKKIENRVLLVNDTEIPIRIYTPASISEVSNSKAPALVYFHGGGWVMGTLDAYDGLCQDLAGTGDCKVISVDYRMAPENPYPLPFKDAYSATEWVSSNANDLDIDQNRIAVGGDSAGGNLAAAVALKARQSQQLNLSFQMLVYPVTNYRFDTESYQKYGINYFLTKRAMQWFWEQYLPDESAGREVYASPLRCKDLTGLPDTIVITAGYDPLYSEAVQYVEQMLHFGNNVEHINYEDMIHGFFRRSDLYDRAFEAVQLAGLKLKQAFL; the protein is encoded by the coding sequence ATGTCGGTCCACCCTCAGGTTAGTAGATACCTTGATGAGATTTCAAAAGTAGACATACCTCCATTTGAAACGATCACTCCAGAGTTTATACGGTCCACCCTAACTCCCTCCCCTGAAGCTCACATTCCAGCCAAAAAGATTGAAAATCGAGTGCTCTTGGTCAATGACACAGAAATACCAATCCGAATTTACACACCTGCAAGTATCTCGGAAGTTTCTAATTCCAAAGCTCCTGCTCTTGTTTACTTTCATGGTGGTGGTTGGGTAATGGGAACATTGGACGCTTATGATGGATTGTGCCAGGATCTAGCAGGTACGGGAGATTGTAAGGTTATCTCAGTCGATTATAGAATGGCTCCAGAAAATCCCTATCCACTGCCATTCAAAGATGCATATTCTGCAACAGAATGGGTTTCAAGTAATGCCAATGATCTAGACATCGATCAAAATAGAATCGCGGTTGGTGGTGATAGTGCTGGAGGGAATCTGGCAGCTGCGGTTGCTCTTAAAGCAAGACAGTCGCAACAGCTGAATTTATCCTTTCAAATGTTGGTTTATCCTGTCACCAACTATCGGTTTGATACAGAATCATACCAAAAGTATGGAATCAATTACTTTTTAACTAAACGCGCTATGCAGTGGTTTTGGGAGCAGTATCTTCCTGATGAATCCGCTGGCCGCGAAGTTTACGCTTCTCCATTGCGTTGTAAAGACTTAACCGGGTTACCTGATACGATAGTAATTACAGCGGGATACGATCCCCTTTATTCTGAAGCGGTACAATATGTAGAACAAATGCTGCATTTCGGAAACAACGTTGAGCACATTAATTATGAAGATATGATCCATGGTTTCTTTAGACGTTCGGACCTATATGATCGGGCATTTGAAGCGGTTCAGTTAGCTGGTCTTAAATTAAAGCAGGCTTTCTTATAA
- a CDS encoding DUF1559 domain-containing protein translates to MKKLNIMFSKHRASQVQSGFVLIELVVVITIIAILIALLLPAVQQAREAARCTNCKNNLMQIGIALNHYQMAHLVLPSGSVNSKGPILNHPKGYHVSWVIQILPFLDERAAFHSYDFRYGVYAPINRTTANYRLSGFICPSSSNQAYNYVGCHNDTKVPIDTGNNGALFLNSSIREKDLKDGRSHTIFVGEACDGGFLSWTSGTSSTLRNMGTKINTVMSNGNIFKQSSPFGRAGGFSFEKELYDEEYEMSDSPSDDLDIKKEKVPLTPKQRQLLLQVGGFSSFHAEGAHFCMGDGSVRYIGQKTDFEILRNLANRHDSNLIGEY, encoded by the coding sequence ATGAAAAAACTTAATATTATGTTTTCTAAGCATAGAGCTTCCCAGGTTCAATCCGGATTTGTACTGATTGAGCTAGTTGTAGTTATTACCATTATTGCAATTTTAATTGCGCTTTTACTTCCCGCAGTTCAGCAGGCTCGTGAAGCAGCACGATGCACAAATTGCAAAAACAACTTGATGCAGATTGGTATAGCACTCAATCATTATCAAATGGCTCACTTAGTCCTTCCTTCGGGATCTGTCAATTCAAAAGGACCTATTCTCAATCATCCAAAAGGCTATCATGTAAGTTGGGTCATTCAGATTCTACCATTTTTAGATGAAAGAGCCGCTTTTCATAGTTATGACTTTCGTTATGGCGTTTATGCCCCCATCAATCGAACAACGGCAAATTATCGTCTCTCCGGCTTTATATGCCCATCCAGCTCTAATCAAGCATACAATTATGTCGGCTGCCACAATGACACAAAAGTACCAATTGACACTGGCAATAACGGAGCCTTATTTTTAAACAGCAGCATTCGTGAAAAAGATCTTAAAGATGGACGTTCACATACGATTTTTGTCGGAGAAGCCTGTGATGGAGGTTTTTTGAGTTGGACTTCTGGAACTTCATCTACACTCCGCAATATGGGAACTAAAATTAACACTGTCATGTCAAATGGAAATATTTTCAAGCAAAGCTCTCCATTTGGAAGAGCTGGTGGTTTTTCTTTCGAAAAAGAACTGTATGACGAAGAATATGAGATGTCTGATTCACCATCAGACGACTTAGACATCAAAAAAGAGAAAGTACCCCTGACACCCAAACAACGACAGCTTTTGCTTCAAGTAGGTGGATTTTCAAGCTTTCATGCGGAAGGAGCTCACTTTTGCATGGGAGATGGTTCGGTAAGATATATTGGACAAAAAACTGATTTTGAAATTCTAAGGAATCTTGCCAATCGTCACGATAGCAACTTGATTGGAGAGTATTAA
- a CDS encoding DUF1559 domain-containing protein: protein MSHSHFQLTEMRSRRGFTLIELLVVIAIIAILIALLLPAVQQAREAARRSSCKNNLMQIGVALQNYEMAHNVLPSGTVNPTGPIRNEAKGYHVSWIIQILPYLDEQTAFNKFDFNQSVYDPINKEVADYRISTLRCPSNPNRGHCYAGMQNDIETPIDVNNNGVLFLNSSVRYDEILDGSSKTIFVGEITQGNELGWVSGTRSTLRNAGEPINSNSPNFFAGQTSFEQRFDSEDVEEDTENEEKSPESSGNENEALIVGGFSSYHTGGAHFGSGDGSVRFLSENINTKTYQALANRHDGQLISEY, encoded by the coding sequence ATGTCACATTCCCATTTTCAATTGACAGAAATGAGATCCCGTCGTGGATTTACGCTCATTGAATTGCTAGTTGTCATCGCCATTATTGCAATCTTAATTGCTTTGCTCCTGCCGGCAGTTCAGCAGGCAAGAGAAGCAGCACGACGCTCTTCTTGTAAAAATAATCTGATGCAGATTGGCGTTGCTCTCCAAAATTATGAGATGGCTCATAACGTTTTACCTTCTGGCACGGTTAATCCAACAGGCCCGATTCGAAACGAGGCTAAGGGATACCATGTGAGTTGGATTATACAAATTCTACCGTATCTAGATGAACAGACTGCTTTTAATAAGTTCGACTTTAACCAAAGCGTTTATGACCCCATTAATAAAGAAGTGGCCGACTACCGTATTTCGACTTTACGCTGTCCTTCAAACCCCAATCGTGGGCATTGTTACGCTGGAATGCAGAACGATATAGAAACACCCATTGATGTCAATAATAACGGTGTTTTATTCTTGAATAGCAGTGTTCGCTATGATGAGATTTTAGACGGAAGCTCAAAAACAATTTTTGTGGGAGAAATTACACAAGGAAATGAGCTGGGCTGGGTTTCGGGAACTCGATCAACGCTGAGAAACGCGGGTGAACCTATTAATTCTAATTCTCCTAATTTTTTTGCGGGACAAACTTCCTTTGAACAACGTTTTGACTCGGAAGATGTTGAAGAAGACACTGAGAATGAAGAAAAAAGTCCTGAATCTTCCGGCAATGAAAATGAAGCACTGATAGTTGGCGGATTTTCCAGTTACCACACTGGTGGGGCTCACTTCGGGTCAGGTGATGGCTCAGTACGTTTTCTAAGTGAGAATATCAATACCAAAACTTATCAAGCGCTAGCTAATCGACACGATGGACAACTAATCTCCGAGTATTAA
- a CDS encoding PulJ/GspJ family protein, whose translation MNKLRMIKTVRTNSTLNSTSVLPKGVSLIEMLLAMALISVIFTLGASILAFLMRVEMEGTNRIQKTFNLQRLSYQFREDARSAQSVEIVPEDNKKATILKFEMKPETSILYSENNQGNGILRVKKQSNKTITRTEYPISEDTLYFEIEKQNPILMVSMNFRILPEVLHENQTLNKPGNSFKVESQVNRKFSIQKRIPK comes from the coding sequence ATGAATAAGCTAAGAATGATTAAGACGGTACGAACAAATTCCACATTAAACAGTACAAGTGTGTTACCTAAAGGAGTTTCATTAATCGAGATGTTGCTGGCTATGGCTCTGATATCCGTTATTTTTACTTTAGGTGCTTCGATTCTAGCATTTCTGATGCGAGTGGAAATGGAAGGTACAAATCGGATTCAAAAGACTTTCAACCTGCAAAGACTTTCTTATCAATTTCGAGAGGATGCAAGAAGCGCTCAAAGTGTAGAAATTGTTCCTGAGGATAACAAAAAAGCTACAATTCTCAAATTCGAGATGAAACCCGAAACTTCAATTCTTTATTCAGAAAATAACCAGGGAAATGGGATTCTGCGTGTAAAAAAGCAATCAAATAAAACCATTACTCGAACTGAATATCCGATCTCTGAAGATACGCTTTACTTTGAAATTGAAAAACAAAACCCAATCCTAATGGTCTCTATGAATTTTAGAATACTTCCAGAAGTACTACATGAAAACCAAACGCTCAACAAACCTGGTAACTCCTTCAAAGTAGAGTCTCAAGTAAACCGTAAATTTTCAATTCAAAAAAGAATTCCAAAATAA